The genomic segment CTGTTACCCAATCTGCATCTACTAACATTTTAATTCCTTGGGTATCGAAATCGAAATTAGTATCTGCATTTTTTTGATGCACCATGTCTAAATGACTCTGTAAAACCACGGTTTGCCTATCTTCCATACCAGCAGTGGCTGGTTTTTTAATGATCACATTTCCAACTTTATCCACTAAAGTTTCGAGGTTTAATTTTTTACCAAAATCTACCATAAACTGTATTACGCGTTCTTCTTTTTTTGAAGGACGAGGAACTGCATTCAAGTCAGCAAAATGATTCCAAACTATTTTAGGCTCTAAATTTCTTATTTCTAAATTTATCATATTGTTTTATTTCTTGTGTAAAGTTAAGAGATTTCAATAACTGTTTCTGTTATATTTTTCCTAACTTTTTTTAAATCTTTCATATAATCGTCTTCTGCTCTAAAACCTACAGGAAGTACTAAGACAGAATGTAGGTTTTGTTGTTCTAAGTTTAAAACTTTGTCGTATTTTTCGGGAATAAAACCTTCCATTGGACAAGAATCGATATTTTCTAAAGCGCAAACAGTTAGTAAGTTTCCTAAAGCTAAATACGCTTGTTTTTTGTTCCATACAAGCAATTCTTCTTGTGTTTTTTTGTTGATTTCCGCAGTTAAAAATTCTTTAAAAGGATTTAAAATTGCATCGGGTGTATTTCTTATTTCTTTTACCAAGCTAAAATATTTTTGAATTTCTTCTATTGTGTAAGTTTTAGGAACGCAAATAACCAATACATGAGAAGCTTCTAAAACTTGCGGCTGGTTCCAAGAATGTGCTACTAATTCTTTTTGAATTTCTTTATTGTTTATGATTAAAAGTTTTAAAGGTTGCAATCCATAAGAGGTCGCAGTTAAGTTAAAAGCTTCTTTTAAAGTGTTTATTTGTACTTGTGAAAGTGTTTTTTTTGCATCGAATTTTTTAACAGCATATCTCCACTGTAAACTATTTATAATGTTCATATATTTTGCTATTT from the Polaribacter cellanae genome contains:
- a CDS encoding NAD(P)H-dependent oxidoreductase, yielding MNIINSLQWRYAVKKFDAKKTLSQVQINTLKEAFNLTATSYGLQPLKLLIINNKEIQKELVAHSWNQPQVLEASHVLVICVPKTYTIEEIQKYFSLVKEIRNTPDAILNPFKEFLTAEINKKTQEELLVWNKKQAYLALGNLLTVCALENIDSCPMEGFIPEKYDKVLNLEQQNLHSVLVLPVGFRAEDDYMKDLKKVRKNITETVIEIS